In Pseudobdellovibrionaceae bacterium, the following proteins share a genomic window:
- a CDS encoding helix-turn-helix domain-containing protein: MLSDALKYLRKFNGVSLTQLSNELKISVSYLSEIENGKKKPNLDIIEKYAERFKVRKSAILFFAEEINEQTYGNQFFKKNIIKFMKIMDAFNDTDDETL; encoded by the coding sequence ATGTTAAGTGATGCATTAAAGTATTTAAGAAAATTTAACGGTGTTTCATTAACACAGCTTTCAAATGAATTGAAAATATCTGTAAGCTACTTGTCTGAAATCGAGAATGGTAAAAAAAAACCTAACTTGGATATTATAGAAAAATATGCTGAGCGTTTTAAAGTCCGTAAGTCAGCAATCTTGTTTTTCGCAGAAGAGATAAATGAACAAACATATGGGAATCAATTTTTTAAGAAAAATATTATTAAATTTATGAAAATTATGGATGCTTTCAATGATACAGATGACGAAACCTTGTAA
- a CDS encoding reverse transcriptase family protein, translating into MNVILAKANISFAELSHIVKNPNSYYKESLKVTKKKDKAGNFKTRKTEVPCPKLKLIHKILKNELNNIKMPDYVMATKGRGHVLNAQQHIGSKFLLNMDIANFYPSSRSDYVFRFFCDQLEMPADIAKFVTGLVVYNQHIPTGSPISTVLTYLMHKDLFDEIFNLSYKNNIKFSLYIDDMSFSSNLPIPLWFRANVNKIIKKHNLKIKKSKTKAFGSNRVKSVTGVEIALDNTLKAPYKLTAKLFGEEFIKIKKNGVQVLSDKELMVLMGYLCSVRSIEHDAYPTLYNTLISEQRRRQKKVS; encoded by the coding sequence GTGAACGTTATTTTAGCCAAAGCAAATATTTCGTTTGCAGAGTTATCTCATATTGTAAAAAACCCTAATTCTTATTATAAGGAAAGCCTAAAAGTAACTAAAAAAAAAGATAAAGCAGGTAATTTTAAAACAAGAAAGACTGAAGTGCCATGTCCGAAGTTAAAATTAATTCATAAAATTTTAAAAAATGAACTTAATAATATCAAAATGCCTGATTATGTAATGGCAACAAAGGGACGAGGGCACGTGCTAAATGCTCAACAACATATAGGTTCAAAGTTTTTGTTGAATATGGATATAGCAAATTTTTATCCATCGTCTAGATCTGATTATGTATTTAGATTTTTTTGTGATCAATTAGAAATGCCAGCAGATATTGCTAAATTTGTGACGGGACTGGTTGTTTATAATCAGCACATCCCAACTGGGAGTCCAATAAGTACAGTTTTAACATATTTGATGCATAAAGATCTATTTGATGAGATTTTTAATTTATCTTATAAAAATAATATCAAATTTTCTTTATACATCGACGACATGTCATTTTCATCTAACTTACCAATTCCGCTCTGGTTTAGAGCCAATGTAAACAAAATAATAAAAAAACATAATTTAAAAATCAAAAAATCTAAGACTAAGGCTTTTGGGAGCAACAGAGTTAAATCTGTAACTGGTGTTGAAATTGCCTTAGATAATACATTAAAGGCTCCTTATAAGTTGACTGCTAAGTTGTTTGGCGAGGAATTTATAAAAATTAAAAAAAATGGAGTTCAAGTATTAAGTGATAAGGAGTTAATGGTTTTAATGGGATATTTGTGCTCTGTTAGGTCTATAGAACATGATGCATATCCAACGTTATATAATACTTTAATAAGTGAACAACGTAGAAGGCAAAAGAAAGTAAGTTAA
- a CDS encoding DUF4145 domain-containing protein, with protein MARIKPGAQVKKDPQNFGINTYNVYEWKRIDYARNYLCPFCTKQIHSNKSFGDANSSNIIQICPNCRAPTLFSYGSQFPLFSEYTLPDNVPELVANLYKEALASFSVSSFTSVVMLCRKILMNLSVENGAKEGLAFTQYIDFLNESGLIPPKGRPSVEKIRIMGNEANHTIKIYTEDNANTILKLTKYLLVFNYELTD; from the coding sequence ATGGCTAGAATTAAACCTGGAGCGCAGGTGAAAAAAGATCCTCAAAATTTTGGTATTAATACATATAATGTTTATGAATGGAAACGAATTGATTACGCACGTAATTATTTGTGTCCATTTTGCACTAAACAAATACACTCAAATAAAAGCTTTGGAGATGCTAATAGCAGTAATATTATCCAGATTTGTCCGAACTGCCGCGCTCCAACTTTGTTTAGCTACGGGTCTCAATTTCCACTTTTCAGCGAATACACTCTCCCCGATAACGTTCCTGAATTAGTAGCAAATTTGTACAAAGAAGCTTTAGCTTCTTTTTCTGTTTCATCATTTACTTCTGTTGTCATGTTATGTAGAAAAATTTTAATGAATTTAAGCGTTGAAAATGGTGCAAAAGAAGGGCTCGCCTTTACACAATATATAGACTTTTTAAATGAAAGTGGCTTAATACCACCTAAAGGAAGACCCTCAGTAGAGAAAATCAGAATAATGGGGAATGAAGCAAATCATACTATAAAAATTTATACAGAAGATAATGCAAATACCATTCTTAAACTTACAAAGTATTTATTAGTTTTTAACTATGAATTAACAGACTAG
- a CDS encoding ATP-binding protein, whose amino-acid sequence MTLKIVLTGGPSSGKTSLTKELKNFLSVEAHVCQEAAEMLFRGGFPRQDWPEGLKNRQYAIFHLQKALENIALDTCHDAKYLFFDRGLLDGLCYWPEEASSFMDIMQIHPQHVYKRYDLVIQLGVAHQEDYQNSPVRTEDIQTSLAMEQKLKSIWSPHPNYIFIPYHPDWDVKRQKTLDLIRNLSSGHQNP is encoded by the coding sequence ATGACTTTAAAAATTGTACTCACAGGAGGGCCCTCCTCTGGTAAAACTAGCCTCACTAAAGAGTTAAAAAATTTCTTATCCGTCGAGGCCCATGTATGCCAGGAGGCTGCCGAGATGCTCTTTAGAGGGGGATTCCCCAGACAAGATTGGCCTGAAGGTTTAAAGAACCGCCAATATGCTATATTTCATTTGCAAAAGGCTCTTGAAAATATCGCCTTAGACACCTGTCATGATGCCAAATATTTATTTTTTGATCGCGGGCTTTTGGATGGCCTATGTTATTGGCCCGAAGAGGCTTCAAGCTTTATGGACATCATGCAAATCCATCCCCAACACGTTTATAAACGCTATGATCTTGTCATTCAGCTAGGGGTGGCCCACCAAGAGGACTATCAAAATAGTCCTGTACGCACAGAGGACATTCAAACAAGCCTCGCAATGGAGCAAAAACTTAAATCCATATGGAGCCCCCACCCTAATTATATATTCATTCCCTATCACCCTGACTGGGACGTTAAACGCCAAAAAACCTTAGATCTTATTCGTAACTTATCAAGTGGTCATCAAAACCCTTAA
- a CDS encoding PilZ domain-containing protein, translating to MFKIDEKELKDPFVKKWYTKVQDKETGPYSYAELCIMLANKDLLDTEEVTYLGHGEWVLISTDDLFQPLAVRKFLDENNINLDSDIPLRKSIRVPLSAEIALICDGRMFKAQSMDMSTTGLMIKTLKSGLKQNSKLRMHVYKNDEQKIPAINLNGIIVRKLDKSDNKFDYFGINFENLSTEQREIIHNLIRMCILQGTSEHAVREVFGLRIKGLDYGPSFSVA from the coding sequence ATGTTTAAAATTGACGAAAAAGAACTTAAAGACCCGTTCGTAAAAAAATGGTACACCAAGGTTCAAGACAAAGAGACTGGCCCTTATTCTTACGCCGAACTCTGTATTATGTTAGCAAATAAAGACCTTCTGGATACAGAAGAAGTCACTTATTTAGGACATGGAGAGTGGGTGCTGATCAGTACGGATGATCTGTTTCAGCCTTTAGCTGTAAGAAAGTTTTTGGACGAAAACAACATCAACCTTGATAGCGATATTCCACTCAGAAAGTCTATCCGTGTGCCTTTAAGTGCCGAGATTGCTTTGATCTGTGATGGTCGTATGTTTAAAGCCCAATCTATGGATATGAGCACAACAGGACTTATGATTAAAACTCTAAAATCTGGCTTGAAACAAAACTCTAAACTGCGCATGCACGTTTATAAGAATGACGAACAGAAGATTCCTGCCATTAACTTAAACGGAATCATTGTTCGTAAATTAGATAAGTCTGACAATAAGTTTGATTACTTTGGCATCAACTTTGAAAACTTAAGCACTGAACAGCGCGAAATCATTCACAACCTGATTCGCATGTGCATCTTACAAGGAACCTCAGAGCATGCCGTACGCGAAGTCTTTGGCTTAAGAATCAAAGGGCTAGATTACGGCCCATCGTTTAGCGTGGCCTAA
- a CDS encoding ParA family protein codes for MPVVSIINQKGGVAKTTTAVNVAHEWSNMGKRVLLIDLDPQASATKSIFGDTEFEYTSFNAITHTASAKQIIQRSESFGIDVMPGEILLSGVDIKLAAQFGREKYLRRSLMPVKSNYDAIIIDCSPTLGLLTVNALMASDEIIIPICPEYFSLKGIELILDTLRNIRAGLGHNVKIKGIIITRFKNRKVIGSVIDRVGELYGLKVFEDYIPDNIAVEEAHHLHLPVKKHSPDSKAAQAYADLAKELWD; via the coding sequence TTGCCTGTTGTATCAATTATCAATCAAAAAGGTGGAGTTGCGAAGACAACTACTGCCGTCAACGTCGCACATGAATGGTCTAATATGGGAAAGAGGGTTTTGCTCATTGACTTGGACCCTCAAGCCTCTGCCACAAAGTCGATCTTTGGGGATACGGAATTTGAATACACTTCGTTTAATGCGATTACACACACAGCTTCTGCCAAGCAGATCATTCAAAGGTCAGAAAGCTTTGGCATTGATGTGATGCCTGGAGAGATTTTACTCAGTGGTGTGGACATCAAACTTGCCGCACAGTTTGGACGCGAGAAGTATTTGCGCCGCAGTCTGATGCCAGTAAAGTCCAACTACGACGCCATTATTATTGATTGTTCACCCACTTTGGGACTTTTAACGGTCAATGCCTTAATGGCCTCTGATGAGATCATCATTCCGATCTGCCCAGAGTACTTTTCTCTTAAGGGCATTGAGTTGATTTTAGACACCTTACGCAATATCCGTGCAGGCTTAGGCCATAACGTGAAGATCAAGGGCATTATCATCACCAGATTTAAAAATCGTAAGGTGATTGGTTCTGTGATTGATCGAGTGGGTGAGCTGTATGGGCTTAAAGTTTTTGAAGATTATATTCCAGATAACATTGCAGTAGAGGAAGCTCATCATTTGCACTTGCCAGTGAAAAAACATTCACCAGATTCTAAAGCGGCACAAGCCTATGCGGATCTGGCTAAGGAACTTTGGGATTAG
- a CDS encoding outer membrane protein transport protein yields MRYQSAETMGTAFASDVTGSKTASGFYNNPSQLMFLEDGIHGSVELMGLFPMGDFENTGGGADTDGFASASFIPSLYYGQKFADKMGVVVSFTVPWATNTEYDRGWAGETHALKTYLATYNLSPSFVYEVSEQLALSVGPQIQFIKGELSQATVLAAPPAPTALTGMDGDHLGFGFTLSALYKASDALRIGFNYKSRIKHTIEGKLSMDPNPIGLDGNNVELELSTPDVITVGASYLLQEKLDLHGSVSWSSWSVFDQLAVENTTTPAASPAPVETKWDDTFFVAFGADYYFSDQWTFRGGLSYETGAPPDKYRTPRSVDSDRVTLGLGASYALSESMTINGALTQLFYASAPTVDLPAAPPTHLAPLEGEYKGNMATAVRVGVSARF; encoded by the coding sequence ATGCGATATCAAAGTGCTGAAACAATGGGGACAGCTTTCGCATCTGATGTTACGGGCTCTAAAACGGCAAGTGGTTTTTACAACAACCCCTCACAACTGATGTTCTTAGAAGACGGCATCCACGGCAGCGTGGAACTTATGGGACTATTTCCTATGGGTGACTTTGAAAATACAGGTGGTGGTGCTGACACTGATGGTTTTGCTTCTGCATCTTTCATTCCCAGCCTTTATTATGGACAAAAGTTCGCAGACAAAATGGGTGTAGTTGTAAGCTTCACAGTTCCATGGGCGACAAATACTGAGTATGATCGCGGCTGGGCTGGTGAAACTCACGCACTTAAAACTTACTTGGCTACATACAACCTATCTCCTTCATTTGTGTATGAAGTGAGTGAACAATTAGCTCTTTCTGTGGGACCACAAATTCAATTTATCAAAGGTGAGCTCTCACAAGCTACAGTTCTTGCCGCTCCCCCTGCTCCTACAGCCCTCACAGGTATGGATGGAGATCACTTAGGTTTTGGCTTCACACTCTCCGCACTGTACAAAGCTAGTGATGCCTTAAGAATTGGTTTTAACTACAAAAGCCGAATCAAACACACTATTGAAGGTAAACTTTCAATGGACCCCAACCCTATTGGACTTGATGGTAACAACGTTGAGCTAGAACTTTCTACGCCAGACGTCATCACTGTAGGGGCTTCTTACTTACTACAAGAAAAGTTAGATCTACATGGATCGGTTTCTTGGAGTAGCTGGTCTGTTTTTGATCAACTTGCTGTGGAAAACACAACAACACCTGCGGCTTCTCCAGCACCAGTGGAAACTAAATGGGATGATACATTCTTTGTGGCTTTTGGAGCAGACTATTACTTCAGCGACCAATGGACTTTCCGTGGAGGACTTTCTTATGAAACAGGAGCGCCACCAGACAAATATAGAACACCTAGAAGCGTAGACTCTGATCGTGTCACTCTTGGTTTAGGTGCAAGTTATGCACTTTCGGAATCCATGACCATTAACGGTGCCTTAACACAATTATTTTACGCCAGTGCACCTACTGTAGACTTACCTGCCGCTCCACCCACTCACTTAGCTCCACTTGAAGGCGAATACAAAGGCAACATGGCCACTGCAGTAAGAGTAGGCGTAAGCGCCCGTTTCTAA
- a CDS encoding S41 family peptidase has translation MLERDQNLQHVIVKQKNLLLVFLLFLLVCLICGGLFYYRTQQFKKANRVICQLMTDNYIDKLSDDVLEECLEFTTKGFYTKQSQFLKDINLWLSSFNISHLYLYNNAENKKMWEGIGQESGILAKHIFGHWTVTEVHNPQVDIQVGDYILKINKEKIRDAQHILVSEGDFLIQREGEKKVVPVKIRQIHYNENMVVKEVNKDWTYLKIPTFKSDYFDYKNLEEKLTPAQGKSVILDLRGNLGGNYVSILRVLSRFLCESKRVGKIYHQRTPATSEQELEDDLDDSAQILRVTQHNPIYLKTFPVKACKPVKRVIMLINEKSASVTELLVKLIQKNIKNVKSYGTTTAGHMLLAIWYPIEDLGQDIMMSVPYAWSTDLEQDVLEGTGVAPTESLQSEQLLKYQGSHDPLLDYILDEIKSNLKAKQL, from the coding sequence ATGCTAGAACGCGATCAAAATTTACAGCATGTTATTGTAAAGCAAAAAAACCTGTTACTGGTTTTTTTGCTTTTTTTATTGGTGTGCCTGATTTGTGGTGGATTATTTTATTATCGCACACAGCAGTTCAAAAAAGCCAATCGGGTCATTTGCCAACTGATGACAGACAATTACATTGATAAACTTTCGGATGATGTTTTAGAGGAATGCTTAGAGTTCACCACAAAAGGATTTTACACAAAGCAATCACAGTTTTTAAAAGATATCAATTTATGGCTTTCTAGTTTTAATATTTCCCACTTGTATTTATATAACAATGCAGAAAATAAAAAAATGTGGGAAGGCATTGGGCAAGAAAGTGGGATTTTGGCTAAACATATTTTTGGCCACTGGACAGTGACAGAAGTGCACAACCCTCAGGTGGATATTCAAGTGGGGGATTACATTCTTAAAATCAACAAAGAAAAGATTCGAGATGCCCAACATATTTTGGTCAGCGAAGGGGACTTTTTGATTCAACGAGAGGGTGAAAAAAAAGTAGTTCCTGTTAAAATCAGACAGATTCATTACAACGAAAACATGGTGGTCAAAGAGGTCAATAAAGATTGGACCTATCTTAAGATTCCTACTTTCAAATCAGATTATTTTGATTATAAAAATCTAGAAGAAAAATTGACTCCTGCCCAAGGAAAATCAGTGATCTTAGATTTAAGAGGCAATTTGGGTGGGAACTATGTTTCGATTCTTCGAGTCTTATCCCGCTTTTTGTGTGAGTCTAAGCGTGTAGGAAAAATCTATCACCAAAGAACTCCTGCAACCTCAGAGCAAGAGTTAGAGGATGACCTTGATGACTCGGCCCAAATCTTAAGAGTCACACAACATAATCCCATTTACTTAAAAACCTTTCCTGTAAAGGCGTGCAAGCCTGTGAAACGAGTCATTATGTTGATCAATGAAAAGTCAGCTTCAGTGACTGAACTTTTAGTTAAACTGATTCAAAAAAATATTAAAAACGTGAAAAGCTATGGGACCACAACAGCAGGTCACATGCTACTTGCCATTTGGTATCCCATCGAAGACTTAGGACAGGACATTATGATGTCGGTTCCTTACGCGTGGTCCACCGACCTCGAGCAAGATGTCTTAGAGGGAACAGGTGTGGCTCCTACAGAAAGCCTTCAGTCAGAGCAGTTGCTGAAGTATCAAGGTTCGCATGATCCTCTATTAGATTATATTTTAGATGAGATAAAATCTAATTTAAAGGCCAAACAGCTATAA
- a CDS encoding RDD family protein: MVIGHDFPKAKELKNTESKEASPQGAFLAPALDRVAAAIVDLMVLLPIMKVFSSKLIITLKITYSFQMYIGFLSALFVLAWTAFVLYICYQATSIIIFKRTLGQYFFGIELKEHNTLKRPDAYILILRSLLSFGALCFAIPLFAILTDEKGRTFYDKITDTIMISTKPRGETLRTTMTFHRVLGSFLMFNFLLIIGAVSFFLSSNFYKFKTDLSSSEKLCEEVTNTYDKWWDSGVYESRLEVALALFSAFRVGTPCLDQEANFEIGLNNKNPLAYLAKGFVASQTNDALALEYFNKVCQVSPDSKPCELVLWINKWPNRYEGEKNFHMSENPFYLQIWSLKRDLAKGNMGKFSNDLEEFEVQSGVENFFAEMQMKSAGYLNRPEEYASVLKVLKGNNPSSSTFNERICSSLLAQGCMALQSQNCKSLNIPKSTNSHIKNTYYSCIGEKHNIYTSDITLKKFYEGFADDALVDLDVVKSILKNNSHSADVRLAALNKGFMQINSLDYLKEMLTDWQNMNYRDYVWRMWGEALLSKLSEHDDKTHSFMVFKSLNKEYNESMGLRDIKARDLTKVRGLDTSRFPAKTGGTKGE, translated from the coding sequence GTGGTTATTGGACATGACTTTCCAAAGGCGAAAGAGCTTAAAAACACTGAAAGTAAAGAGGCATCCCCTCAAGGTGCATTTCTTGCGCCTGCTCTAGATCGGGTGGCTGCGGCTATTGTGGATCTTATGGTGCTCTTACCCATCATGAAGGTGTTTAGCAGTAAGCTGATCATCACTTTAAAAATCACCTATTCATTTCAGATGTACATTGGATTTTTGTCGGCCTTGTTTGTGTTAGCTTGGACCGCTTTTGTTCTCTATATCTGTTACCAAGCCACAAGCATCATTATCTTTAAAAGAACTTTAGGGCAGTACTTCTTTGGTATTGAGCTTAAGGAGCACAACACTTTAAAGCGTCCAGACGCTTACATTTTGATCTTAAGATCTCTTTTAAGTTTTGGCGCTTTATGTTTTGCCATTCCTTTGTTTGCCATTTTGACGGACGAGAAGGGCAGAACCTTTTACGACAAAATCACAGACACCATCATGATCAGCACCAAACCTAGAGGGGAGACGCTTCGTACTACAATGACCTTCCATAGGGTTTTGGGATCATTTTTAATGTTTAATTTTTTATTGATTATTGGTGCGGTGAGTTTTTTTCTAAGCAGCAATTTTTATAAATTTAAAACAGACTTGTCCTCTTCAGAGAAATTATGTGAAGAGGTCACAAACACTTATGATAAGTGGTGGGACTCTGGAGTTTACGAAAGTCGATTAGAGGTTGCCCTTGCCTTATTCTCTGCATTTCGCGTAGGGACTCCATGTTTAGACCAAGAGGCTAACTTTGAAATAGGATTAAATAATAAAAATCCACTGGCTTATTTAGCAAAAGGTTTTGTGGCGTCTCAAACTAATGATGCTCTGGCCTTAGAGTATTTTAATAAAGTTTGCCAAGTGTCTCCTGACAGTAAGCCTTGTGAGTTAGTCCTTTGGATCAATAAATGGCCTAATCGTTATGAGGGAGAAAAGAACTTCCACATGAGTGAAAACCCCTTCTATTTGCAAATCTGGTCTTTAAAAAGAGACCTTGCAAAAGGGAATATGGGCAAGTTCAGTAATGACCTAGAAGAGTTTGAAGTGCAGAGTGGAGTTGAGAATTTTTTTGCTGAAATGCAGATGAAGTCTGCGGGGTATCTGAACCGTCCCGAAGAATACGCCAGTGTGCTTAAGGTGCTAAAAGGGAATAACCCTTCAAGCTCTACTTTTAATGAACGCATCTGCTCTTCTTTATTGGCGCAAGGGTGTATGGCTCTGCAAAGCCAGAACTGTAAAAGTCTTAATATCCCCAAAAGCACAAACTCCCATATCAAAAACACGTATTACTCTTGTATTGGTGAAAAACATAATATCTACACTTCAGATATTACTTTAAAAAAGTTTTATGAAGGTTTTGCGGATGATGCACTTGTGGATTTGGATGTGGTTAAGAGCATTCTGAAAAATAACTCGCATTCGGCTGATGTGCGGCTTGCCGCTTTGAACAAAGGCTTTATGCAAATCAATAGCCTAGATTATTTAAAAGAGATGCTTACAGATTGGCAGAACATGAATTACAGGGACTATGTGTGGCGCATGTGGGGAGAGGCTCTACTAAGTAAACTCTCTGAGCATGATGATAAAACTCATAGCTTTATGGTGTTTAAATCTCTGAACAAAGAATATAACGAGTCTATGGGACTTAGAGACATCAAGGCGCGTGATTTAACAAAAGTACGTGGTCTTGATACATCAAGGTTTCCTGCTAAAACTGGTGGAACCAAAGGGGAATAA
- a CDS encoding rhomboid family intramembrane serine protease, translating to MILVPFPKHKKIKKCYVTCLLIALIAVVQLLVKEYEVADVSLMVPVSESEMFHSVNAKLYKNFLNSEKNLDKNQRMVASIGSQDRDTKLISQIALRDPFFNPLTASRVGVDDVSYKHWQETYYLLQEYASVNSASLLGIKSDSLNWQRWFSYMFVHAGAYHLISNLIFLFLFGALVERAFGGLMTVVIFLGSGLLVVPVYLLLTGEANIPLIGASGGVCGLIAFYAICKFKEPLRFFYWVLPFEKYYGFVTLYTGVVLFLWLFSDLAGYLASIPPFDGVAHAAHLGGFIAGASAGLAVLAYRKYKGIPIIDLEESSDVVGQRTPLIALPPLR from the coding sequence ATGATTTTAGTTCCCTTTCCTAAACATAAAAAAATTAAAAAGTGCTATGTGACATGTTTGTTGATTGCCTTGATTGCGGTCGTGCAACTTTTGGTCAAAGAGTACGAAGTTGCGGACGTGTCGTTGATGGTTCCTGTGTCTGAAAGTGAAATGTTCCATAGTGTGAACGCCAAACTTTATAAAAACTTTTTAAATTCAGAAAAAAATTTAGATAAAAACCAAAGAATGGTGGCAAGTATTGGTAGCCAAGACAGAGACACCAAGTTGATCAGTCAGATCGCCTTAAGGGACCCTTTCTTTAATCCACTCACCGCATCTAGAGTGGGTGTGGATGATGTGTCTTATAAACATTGGCAAGAGACCTATTATCTTTTGCAAGAGTACGCATCTGTGAACTCTGCAAGTTTACTAGGAATTAAGAGTGACAGCTTAAATTGGCAAAGATGGTTTAGTTATATGTTTGTTCATGCGGGAGCCTACCATCTGATTTCTAATCTGATCTTTTTGTTTTTATTTGGGGCTTTGGTTGAAAGAGCCTTTGGTGGACTGATGACAGTAGTGATCTTTTTAGGGTCAGGACTGCTTGTAGTGCCTGTGTACCTCTTGTTGACAGGCGAAGCCAATATCCCTTTGATCGGGGCCAGTGGGGGAGTGTGTGGCCTGATTGCTTTTTATGCTATTTGTAAGTTCAAAGAACCCTTGCGGTTTTTTTATTGGGTGCTGCCCTTTGAGAAGTATTACGGCTTTGTCACTTTATACACGGGAGTGGTGTTATTCTTGTGGTTGTTCTCTGACCTTGCGGGGTACTTAGCCTCAATTCCTCCTTTTGATGGCGTGGCTCACGCCGCTCACTTGGGAGGATTTATTGCAGGAGCTAGCGCGGGGTTGGCCGTGCTTGCTTACAGAAAATATAAAGGCATTCCTATCATAGACCTTGAAGAGTCTTCGGATGTTGTGGGTCAGCGAACCCCTTTGATTGCACTGCCGCCACTTCGATGA